A window of the Phragmites australis chromosome 20, lpPhrAust1.1, whole genome shotgun sequence genome harbors these coding sequences:
- the LOC133901260 gene encoding GDSL esterase/lipase At2g04570-like, with protein MSLQRYLPWLIFFSLVHFLLHGGGSAAGKVPAIIVFGDSSVDTGNNNFIPTIARSNFWPYGRDYTDGLPTGRFSNGRLATDFISEAFGLPPSIPAYLDTSCTIDQLASGVSFASAATGLDNATAGILSVITLSEQLAYFKEYIDRLKIAKGEVAAKEIIGEALYIWSIGTNDFIENYYNLPERRLQYTVGEYEVYLLGLAESAIRRVHSLGGRKMDFTGLTPMGCLPAERLGNRVKPGECNEQYNAVSRTFNAKLQGLVAKLNGELPGLQLVFADTYQLLAAVVNKPADYGFDNAVQGCCGTGLFEAGYFCSLSTSFLCRNANKYVFFDAIHPTEKLYKLLADTVINTTLHVFM; from the exons ATGTCACTCCAGAGGTACTTGCCGTGgttgatcttcttctctctgGTGCATTTCTTGCTGCACGGAGGAGGATCCGCTGCCGGGAAGGTGCCGGCGATCATCGTGTTCGGCGACTCGTCGGTGGACACGGGCAACAACAACTTCATCCCGACCATCGCACGGAGCAACTTCTGGCCCTACGGTCGCGACTACACAGACGGCCTCCCCACGGGCCGCTTCTCCAACGGCCGCCTCGCCACCGACTTCATCTCCGAGGCCTTCGGCCTGCCACCCTCCATCCCGGCCTACCTCGACACCAGTTGCACCATCGACCAGCTCGCCTCCGGCGTCTCCTTCGCCTCGGCCGCCACGGGCCTCGACAATGCCACCGCTGGCATCCTA TCGGTTATCACGCTGAGCGAGCAGCTGGCCTACTTCAAGGAGTACATTGACCGTCTGAAGATCGCCAAGGGCGAGGTCGCGGCGAAGGAGATCATCGGTGAGGCGCTCTACATCTGGAGCATCGGCACTAACGACTTCATCGAGAACTACTACAACCTGCCGGAGCGGCGGCTGCAGTACACGGTGGGCGAGTACGAGGTTTACCTGCTGGGGCTCGCCGAGTCCGCCATCCGCCGCGTGCACTCGCTCGGCGGCCGCAAGATGGACTTCACGGGGCTGACGCCCATGGGCTGCCTCCCCGCCGAGCGGCTCGGCAACCGCGTCAAGCCCGGGGAGTGCAACGAGCAGTACAACGCCGTCTCAAGGACCTTCAACGCCAAGCTGCAGGGGCTCGTCGCCAAGCTCAACGGGGAGCTCCCAGGACTGCAGCTCGTCTTCGCCGACACGTACCagctcctcgccgccgtcgtcaACAAGCCGGCCGACTACG GATTTGACAATGCAGTGCAAGGTTGCTGTGGGACCGGGCTTTTCGAGGCAGGCTACTTCTGCAGCCTGAGCACCTCATTTTTATGCCGAAACGCCAACAAGTACGTGTTCTTCGACGCGATCCATCCCACGGAGAAGTTGTACAAATTGCTGGCCGATACCGTCATCAACACCACGTTGCATGTATTCATGTGA